A genome region from Carya illinoinensis cultivar Pawnee chromosome 2, C.illinoinensisPawnee_v1, whole genome shotgun sequence includes the following:
- the LOC122300937 gene encoding glycylpeptide N-tetradecanoyltransferase 1-like, producing MVDSNASSGSPEETQNPIPDGNEPSENDLTLDALTRKVQESLSLGKRHKFWETQPVGQFKDRGDSSLPDGPIEPPTPLSEVKQEPYNLPSAYEWITCDLDSDEMCSEVYNLLTNNYVEDDENMFRFNYSKEFLRWALRPPGYFRSWHIGVRAKSSKKLVAFITGIPARIRAHDDVVNMAEINFLCVHKRLRSKRLAPVMIKEVTRRVHLENIWQAAYTAGVVLPTPISTCQYWHRSLNPKKLIDVGFSRLGARMTMSRTIKLYKLPDSTVTEGFRKMELHDVPAVTRLLRTYLNQFIVAPDFDENDVEHWLLPKEDVVDSYLVESPKTHEITDFCSFYTLPSSILGSQNYTTLKAAYSYYNVATKTPLLQLMNDALIVAKRKDYDVFNALDVMQNESFLKDLKFGPGDGKLHYYLYNYRIRQALRPPELGLVLL from the coding sequence GGATCACCTGAAGAAACTCAAAACCCTATTCCTGATGGGAATGAACCTTCCGAGAATGACCTCACACTTGATGCTCTAACTCGAAAAGTTCAAGAATCTCTATCACTTGGAAAGAGACATAAATTTTGGGAAACCCAACCTGTTGGGCAATTCAAGGATCGGGGGGACAGCAGTTTGCCTGATGGTCCAATTGAACCCCCAACTCCCTTATCTGAAGTCAAACAAGAACCCTACAACCTTCCCAGCGCATACGAGTGGATTACTTGTGATCTTGATTCTGATGAGATGTGCAGTGAGGTGTATAACCTTCTCACTAATAACTATGTCGAGGATGATGAGAACATGTTCAGATTTAACTATTCAAAGGAATTTCTTCGTTGGGCTTTACGCCCACCAGGCTATTTCAGGAGTTGGCACATTGGTGTCCGTGCCAAAAGTTCGAAGAAGTTGGTTGCTTTCATTACTGGCATTCCTGCCAGAATTCGGGCCCATGATGATGTTGTCAACATGGCAgagattaatttcctttgtgTGCATAAAAGGCTCAGATCAAAGAGACTTGCTCCTGTCATGATCAAAGAGGTGACCAGGAGGGTTCACTTGGAGAATATATGGCAGGCAGCCTATACTGCTGGAGTGGTTCTTCCAACTCCAATTTCAACCTGTCAATATTGGCATAGATCATTGAATCCAAAAAAGCTGATTGACGTCGGGTTTTCCAGACTTGGTGCGAGGATGACAATGAGTCGAACTATTAAGCTTTACAAGCTGCCAGATTCCACAGTCACTGAAGGTTTCAGAAAAATGGAGCTCCATGATGTTCCTGCAGTGACACGGTTACTAAGGACTTATTTGAACCAATTTATTGTTGCACCGGATTTTGATGAAAATGATGTGGAGCATTGGCTTCTTCCAAAAGAGGACGTCGTCGACAGTTACCTGGTTGAGAGTCCTAAAACTCATGAGATAACTGATTTCTGCAGTTTCTACACGCTGCCTTCATCTATCCTTGGCAGCCAGAATTATACGACTTTGAAGGCTGCATATTCCTATTATAATGTTGCCACGAAAACTCCTTTGCTTCAATTAATGAATGACGCTCTTATTGTGGCAAAACGGAAGGATTATGATGTTTTCAATGCATTGGATGTCATGCAGAATGAATCTTTCTTGAAGGATCTTAAATTTGGGCCAGGTGATGGGAAACTGCACTACTATCTTTATAACTACCGGATAAGACAGGCACTGAGGCCACCCGAGCTTGGGCTGGTGCTCTTATAG